In Apium graveolens cultivar Ventura chromosome 10, ASM990537v1, whole genome shotgun sequence, the following are encoded in one genomic region:
- the LOC141693574 gene encoding WAT1-related protein At5g07050-like: MEGIKTKSSFRNFMETAKPYIAMISLQFGYAGMNIITKVSLNRGMSHYVLVVYRHAFATAVIAPFALVLERKIRPKMSFSIFMQIFVLGLLGPVIDQNFYYAGLKFTSPTFSCAMSNMLPAMTFVMAVLCRMEILDMKKIRCQAKVLGTALTVAGAMLMTLYKGKVVEMIWSSHIHTLKSSAPGTPADTDKDWVKGSILLIIATFAWASFFILQNVTMRRYTAPLSLTSLVCFMGTLQSIAVTFAMEHKPNVWQIGFDMNLLAAAYAGIVSSSIAYYVQGLVMEKRGPVFVTAFSPLMMIIVAIMGSFILAEKIFLGGVLGAVLIVIGLYSVLWGKYKEYKEKEAEEFLEPVKDTNNNNAMMMIKDIEANNTEVMQKNEGKTVMSPATFAISAPIPTVPMLAVEAPKP, translated from the exons ATGGAGGGAATTAAAACCAAAAGCAGTTTTAGGAACTTCATGGAGACAGCAAAGCCTTATATTGCCATGATTTCCTTGCAATTTGGGTATGCTGGTATGAATATCATTACTAAGGTCTCTCTGAATAGAGGAATGAGTCACTATGTGCTCGTCGTATATCGACATGCTTTTGCTACTGCTGTTATTGCTCCCTTTGCTCTTGTCCTTGAGAG GAAAATAAGGCCAAAGATGTCGTTTTCGATCTTCATGCAAATATTTGTGTTGGGACTTCTTGG GCCGGTGATTGATCAAAATTTCTACTATGCTGGATTGAAATTCACATCCCCTACTTTTTCATGTGCCATGAGCAACATGCTCCCAGCAATGACATTTGTCATGGCAGTTCTCTGCAG GATGGAGATACTAGACATGAAGAAGATAAGATGCCAGGCAAAGGTGTTGGGAACAGCGTTGACGGTGGCAGGAGCAATGCTAATGACATTGTACAAAGGGAAGGTAGTAGAAATGATTTGGAGCAGCCACATTCATACCCTTAAATCCTCTGCCCCTGGTACCCCTGCCGATACCGACAAGGACTGGGTTAAGGGCTCCATTCTTCTTATCATTGCTACTTTTGCCTGGGCTTCTTTTTTCATCCTTCAG AACGTGACAATGAGACGATACACAGCTCCCCTTTCACTCACATCCCTTGTATGCTTCATGGGTACTCTGCAATCCATTGCTGTAACTTTTGCCATGGAACACAAACCCAATGTTTGGCAAATTGGCTTTGACATGAATCTACTTGCTGCTGCCTATGCT GGTATTGTATCATCTAGCATTGCATACTATGTTCAAGGCTTAGTAATGGAGAAAAGAGGGCCAGTCTTTGTAACTGCTTTCAGCCCTTTGATGATGATCATTGTTGCTATCATGGGTTCTTTCATCCTTGCCGAAAAGATTTTCCTCGGAGG AGTCCTTGGTGCCGTACTAATTGTAATTGGACTATACTCTGTTCTATGGGGAAAGTACAAAGAATACAAAGAGAAAGAAGCAGAGGAGTTTCTTGAACCAGTGAAGGACACCAATAATAACAATGCCATGATGATGATCAAAGATATCGAAGCAAACAACACAGAAGTAATGCAGAAGAACGAGGGTAAAACCGTCATGTCACCAGCAACATTTGCGATAAGTGCACCAATCCCAACAGTACCAATGTTAGCGGTGGAAGCTCCAAAGCCATGA